One Betta splendens chromosome 8, fBetSpl5.4, whole genome shotgun sequence DNA segment encodes these proteins:
- the socs3a gene encoding suppressor of cytokine signaling 3a: MVTHSRFASAMSSSPLDSNMRLPHRYKTFASKTQYQMVLTTLHKLQESGFYWGPITGKEANAMLAAEATGTFLVRDSSDNRHLFTLSVKTASGTKNLRIQCDVGSFYLQTDPKNIQSVPHFDCVLKLIHYYMPQSKGNTRSGSMYYIFSGGEKIPLELLRPLSCSLSTLQHLCRKAVNGHLDISSKREQLPHPLKEFLQEYDASI, translated from the coding sequence ATGGTAACTCACAGCAGGTTTGCCTCCGCAATGAGCAGCAGCCCCTTGGATTCCAACATGCGGCTGCCTCACCGTTACAAGACGTTCGCCTCCAAGACCCAGTACCAGATGGTGCTCACCACGCTGCACAAGCTGCAGGAGAGCGGCTTCTACTGGGGCCCCATCACGGGGAAGGAGGCCAACGCCATGCTGGCGGCCGAGGCCACCGGCACCTTCCTGGTGCGCGACAGCTCCGACAACCGGCACCTGTTCACCCTCAGCGTCAAGACGGCGTCCGGCACCAAGAACCTGCGCATCCAGTGCGACGTGGGCTCCTTTTACCTGCAGACCGACCCCAAGAACATTCAGTCCGTCCCCCACTTCGACTGCGTGCTCAAACTGATTCATTACTACATGCCTCAGAGCAAAGGGAACACCCGCAGTGGGAGTATGTATTACATCTTCTCTGGAGGCGAGAAGATCCCCCTGGAGCTCCTCCggcctctgtcctgcagcctgtCCACCCTGCAGCACCTGTGCAGGAAAGCGGTGAATGGACATTTGGACATTTCCTCGAAGAGAGAGCAGCTTCCTCATCCCCTTAAGGAGTTCCTGCAGGAGTATGATGCTTCTATCTAG